One genomic segment of Manis pentadactyla isolate mManPen7 chromosome 1, mManPen7.hap1, whole genome shotgun sequence includes these proteins:
- the DNAJB8 gene encoding dnaJ homolog subfamily B member 8 produces MANYYQVLGVQSSASLEDIKKAYRKLALRWHPDKNPSNREEAEKKFKQVSEAYEVLSDAKKRSLYDRKSCDGWRAGGGASTPYSSPFDSGYTFRNPEDIFREFFGGLDPISFDFWDTPFNSDCTGRGHGLRGAFSANFGEFPAFAEAFSSFNTLGRRGRGTGHTTVSSTSFGASGSGSSAFKSMMSSTATVNGHKVTTKRIVENGQERVEVEEDGQLRSVTINGKEQLRWVEGK; encoded by the coding sequence ATGGCTAACTATTACCAAGTGCTGGGGGTCCAATCCAGTGCCTCCCTGGAGGACATCAAGAAGGCCTACCGCAAGCTGGCCTTGCGCTGGCACCCTGACAAGAACCCCAGCAACAGGGAGGAGGCCGAGAAGAAGTTCAAGCAGGTGTCCGAGGCCTACGAGGTCCTGTCTGACGCCAAGAAGCGCTCTCTGTATGACCGCAAAAGCTGTGACGGCtggcgggccgggggcggggccagCACCCCCTACAGCAGCCCCTTCGACAGCGGCTACACCTTCCGTAACCCTGAGGACATCTTCCGCGAGTTTTTCGGTGGCCTGGACCCCATCTCCTTTGATTTCTGGGACACCCCGTTCAACAGTGACTGCACTGGCCGGGGTCACGGCCTGCGGGGGGCCTTCTCGGCCAACTTTGGTGAGTTCCCGGCCTTCGCGGAGGCCTTCTCATCCTTCAACACCCTGGGCCGCAGAGGCAGGGGCACTGGCCACACCACTGTCTCGTCCACCTCCTTCGGGGCCTCTGGCTCTGGCAGCTCGGCCTTCAAGTCGATGATGTCGTCCACTGCAACGGTCAACGGACACAAGGTCACCACCAAGCGCATCGTGGAGAATGGGCAGGAGCGTGTGGAGGTGGAGGAGGACGGGCAGCTCAGGTCGGTGACCATCAACGGCAAGGAGCAGCTCAGATGGGTGGAGGGCAAGTAA